One Suricata suricatta isolate VVHF042 chromosome 15, meerkat_22Aug2017_6uvM2_HiC, whole genome shotgun sequence DNA segment encodes these proteins:
- the LOC115278948 gene encoding lymphocyte antigen 6H-like, whose protein sequence is MGGIQLALLLFLLGWERGLSLLCYTCTDIETAGLCQPTQCPLAGICYNSKMTVTFSNGKEVNAQYKGCAPTCKAARDIMGHFSEIPGPEGQSQGSLVKFDVQGVTCCEGDLCNGGALPGRSPWALVGGLLLSLGPACLWALL, encoded by the exons ATGGGAGGTATCCAGCTTGCTCTGCTGCTCTTCCTGCTGGGCTGGGAGCGAG GCCTCAGCCTGCTGTGCTACACCTGTACGGACATAGAGACAGCTGGCCTGTGCCAGCCCACCCAATGTCCCCTGGCTGGCATCTGCTACAACAGTAAGATGACAGTCACCTTCAGCAATG GAAAGGAGGTGAACGCGCAGTACAAGGGCTGTGCCCCCACCTGTAAGGCGGCCAGGGACATAATGGGCCACTTCTCAGAGATTCCCGGGCCAGAGGGCCAGAGCCAGGGCAGTCTGGTGAAGTTTGACGTGCAGGGGGTGACGTGCTGTGAAGGGGACCTGTGTAACGGGGGGGCCCTGCCCGGGCGCAGCCCCTGGGCCCTGGTGGGGGGACTCCTGCTCAGCCTCgggcccgcctgcctctgggcCCTGCTGTGA